The window ctgctgtgttggattggatttttggataagtcaatgacactcttgttgtcgcatttgactttgattgtttttgtttgtactccataatcctccagctgttgcttaatccataggacttgtgtcacacagcttccagccgcaatgtactcagcttcagtggttgacagggcaactacggctgcttcttgctgaaccaagacactagacagcttccaaggaagtgacatcctcctgaagtgcttttacgctccagcttgtcttgtccatagtcagcatcagtgtatccaatgagtgtgaagtcatttgtgtctggataccataaacctgcatttactgagctctacaaatatctaaaaattattttcacagctatatagtgagattccttggggtcagcttgatatctcgcacagtaacgtactgagtactgaatttctggcctactagcagttagatagagtagagagtcaatcatacctcgatataacttgctgtctactaacTTACatttctcatcagcacaaagcacagtgtcagtacccattggggtagatatgggcttacattcttccatatcaaatttcttcaatatttctttggcatacttggtctgactaatgaagatgccattctttccttgtttaatttgaagtccgaggaagaagttgagttctcccatcattgacatctcaaactcagtttgcatctgtttgctaaactccttgcacatagattcgttagtagcaccaaagataatatcatctacgtatatttgtgccaacagggtatctttaccctttttcttaatgaataaggttgtgtcagctttacctttgacatagttcctggtcagcaggaaactagtcaacctttcgtaccaagcatgcggtgcttgtttcaggccgtacatggcctttttgagtttataaacatggtttagaaattttggatcttcaaaccctggaggctgactaacatagacctcttcgtttataactccattaagaaatgcaattttaacatccatttggaacagtttaaagttcatgaagctagcatatgcacacaatattcttatagcttctaacctagctacgggtgcaaaggtctcaccatagtcaatgccttcctgctgactgtagccttgagctacgagtctggctttgttcctgactatattaccttgttcatccagcttattTCGAAAAACCcactttgttcctatggtcttttgattcctagattttggcactaaatcccatatctcatttctcttgaattgatcaagctcttcctgcatcgcattgatccagaattcgtcgtgctcagctttggtgaagttctttggttcatggactgagacgaacgcaacattgctgagatatctcctgagttgatttctggtcatcagggtgttctcaacAGCATCAAGAAttgacttttctgaatgtcctcttggaattttgatctctttgggcagtgttgagttttcaggagcaagtgtttcaacaatctctgcagttttagattggtcagcaaaggtaatttcaggttcatttTTACATTTGGTCAGCCCatgtggtaatgactcagcggctccattttggtcagcggaagctgagcatgtgtCATCTTCGATAGGCTGACttatctttcctgcagggtcagtttcatcgaactcaatatgtacagactcttctactacctgagttcgtttattgaacaccctatatgctttgctgttagttgagtaccctagaaagatcgcttcatcagctttagagTCATACTTAGccaggttgtctttcgtattgagtataaaacatttacaaccaaaggcacgaaaatatccaatgttgggttttcgtcctttccaaagttcatagggggtttccttaagtataggtctaactaaagccctattgagtatataacaagctgtgttgacagcttcaccccataaATACTTTGgcagcctattctcactcagcattgtcctggctatttcaactaaggttctgttcttcctttcaactaccccattttgttgaggagttctaggagcagaaaaattatggtcaatgccgctgacttcacagaattcatcaaactgttggtttttgaattctccgccattatcacttcggatgtgagctagttttaggtctttgtcattttcaagttttctaatcagtgttgagaacatcttaaaagcttcatccttgctactcagcaaggtGACCTAAGTATACCGAgtgaaatcatctacaatgaccaaggaaaatctcttaccacccaagctcagcggctggactggtccaaaaagatccaagtgtagtaattccaatggacgcttggttgagactatatttttactttgaaaagactttttagtttgtttaccttgctgacaagcattgcattattgatctttctcaaatctaagtttgggtaaaccctcaactaattgctttcttgctaatttggcaaggaggtccatgcttacatgaccaagtctcctatgccatagctaggaattatcttcctttgacactaagcatatatttttcgaaaacttcttttctaaactcagcatgaaaacattatcaacacgaggggcagttaaaatcaaatcatttgtttttccctcgagtatccgacactcagtggcatcaaatacaacctttctaccgctatcacacagctgagcaacactcaataggttatatttgagacccctgactagggagactgactcaatagtaggatttcctccgatagtacctgatcctactatcttaccctttttgttgtctccaaaactaacatttccacctcgtttatgcacaagtgtgatgaactgagtttcatcaccagtcatatgccttgagcatgcgctgtcaatgtaccatagctttgacttctccgcgcacctcaggctcacctgcaatttaaactagtcatctttaggtacccaattctttttgggtcctcgttggttagcatgaacaggtgaagcatcatattttattttgtgatgacatacgtttatggtgtggccatctttaccacaatagtcacaaaaaaactaccctttgagggtatttcctcttttggtcagcacgatggtgctgagcataccaacacatatttatagtgtgtcctctctttccacaacagtcacactgactgttctgctgagtgtactgtctatgctgaccagtaccttgatactcagcatttggatagaaccttttcttagctgaGATACTCAGTTGGTTctgtatagatgtgatgtcctttctcagcttcttagaatctgattggacttccgagacaaagtgatccatgatttttagattttcatcttgcctagtgttgtcttggagcagatgtcggaggtcactgagttttacctcttcaatctcatcacatcgcctgctgagtgctcgtattttcttattgcactttttggtcagtgtatagagatcactcagggcgttaaccatttcatttctgagcaaaagaagagatgttacctcattggagtgttcctcttagtcagatccatctgagaggtcagcttgctcaggatggcagtggtcagcagattcgtcagccatgaaatatatgtttgctgactccgtggcatcagcttctgatgaggttgactcatcactatcactccatgttgccaccattgcttttctactacctttcttctctttcttcagagtgggacagcttgatttaatgtgcccagtttgatgggattcaaagcaagtgacaggcttcgagctgtccttcttgtatctgctgtcgctggactcagctttatatttatcgtttcttttgaatggccttttgctgttcttgtcgttctttctaaacaacttcttcatctttctggtgaacatggccatcacCTCATTATCTAATGAGTCAGCTTccgttgagtcagctttcatgacaagagatttttgcttcttgtcctcagacttttctttagcctcaaaattcttcatggagatctcgtgggtcagcagagatccaatcagctcatcatatttgtacgtggtcaggtcctgagcttcttccacaaccgtcttcttagcttgccagctcttggggagacttctcaagattttcttcacctgttcttcttctgtgaagttcttgccgagtctcttaagctcatttatgatgttggtgaaccttgagttcatctcagagatgtcttcattttcgttcatctcaaacaactcgtataatctcatgtgttgattcaccttggaatccttgaccttgcttgtaccttcataggtcacctccagcttcttccagatttcttgtgctgactcacaacctgaaattttgttgtactctgcagcatctaacgcacagtgaagcatgttgatagccgaagcattattttgcaattttttaaggtcatccttTGACCACTTAGACTCACTCTTGACAGACTTTACTTCGTCAATAATTTCATAAGGAACAAACGAGCCTGGACTATAgccagccatgcactcatgtttgtttcctgaatgaagtttttcattctgtttttccaaaatgtatagtttgatccgaaaaacagaggaggccgactaatcGATAATCCCCcaaggagtatctgtgttgtttgatttcctggaaggaaacgagtgctgttctcagccatttacagggatcagctcaagatagttttatcttgaatagtgagctactgggctctgataccacttgttggtcccgtgtaacttaatatgattaattccaagaggggggggggggggttaggaactaatataacctttttcgcttaataatattgacttaattaaatgtttgataatttaaatcagcgttaggtcagcaaggctgagtgatgtgtgagacagctttaatcagacactgactagagctgtttcaatttgcgagttgggaaataacgctttaggtcagcttccaacttagcactctgattactcagcgtcggcttatacaaattatatattgagtaatttaagcaagcaacacatacatatatatataaagataaagggttagagattactcagcagtcttatcctagttcggcctcaccgcctacgtccagtccccaaagtccttccgggctttttcaatccactactgagctctttaaaggtagagcacaaaccgtttacaaagcaattgagtatgcaagagtaccgtcctctattcgtctactcaatcctactgagcgctataaccgaacactcagattttctctaccactgagtactgaaaccgagtactcaacaccactcttctaacctttataattgatacaagattgttctctctaaccgaagaacactttagatgaatacaaattcactctagacttttacacaaagattgaaatttggtgtaagaacttgctttttcttaaTCAGACAActtctcttttggatcttttaacttagtgaagatcttgcttgtcttttctcttttgtaattcagcaaaggatccaagtgatgaacttgtccttttatagcaaagtctaaagcttcaatgatttgaattcggacatatccgttgaattcaaacggtcctCTTTcatcattcattggtcagcattcagaatttgcaggccaatcctgtcgtttgAATtcagcaggcgtcaggcttgccagttttatcttcttgcgccaggttcgtcttctagcgccagttttgtCCTCTTGCCAAAcgccagttgatccatgcgtctcaAAAAGGTCTCTAGGTGGATTTCTGAGGCTTCTGAGTTGTTGCAGATCTGTGTCAGGCGTTTGTCTTttagtcaacggatcattggcgctgtcctgacAAATACTCAGCTTGATCATTTGGCTTTGCCTTTAAGATATCTTCTGACGaggctgagttacgttctactcagcttcttcggtcggctttgccttcaagcgTTAATTTGAAAAGGACTTTCCTTTTATAATGCTGAGTTTgtatttcactcagcttctgtgacttatgctgacttcgttctgtcttacttttggTTTATGTTCTCGTTAATTAATATACCCAACATTGAACAaccacattagtacaattaaatcaaagcacttaaatttaattgtcttaatcatgggattaacttaaataattttgtcaaatcaaaatcatgtggaaaggtgtttcaacaacattgacaagttgggtcaatttgaaaaaaagattcatcaaattgtcttctcagtCATTAATTTTGTCATATACACTTCACATGTATGTCATTTTACCACTCAAtagtaacatatcacaaacatataattaaacatgaaaaatacatactgtattttgtacgagttggacaaaaaaattctaatatttcgccgaatttaaaatattaatcttcagttttattattaaatcacaaaaaatataatatttttttagaatcaatagacgtgcaattggtgtagaatatggaacaaaatttatgcattttataatgatatctgaaattgatcaaacttgccaacattaattataaaattgctTTGGTTAATGCTATACATTCACAACTATTGGTTAATGCTATACATTAAGTCGGATTCGCAGCTATTGGTTAATGCTATACATTCACCATGCCCTGTTTCGTCAGTACTTGACTTGGTTATCGAGGATTGCCGGTGCTTACTTCTAGAAATAGATTGTGTCTCTATTCGTTTTATTAAGCGTTCAGCGAATACAGTTGCCCACGTCCTTGCACGGGCGGCGTGTTCTTTGTCTAATCGTGAGGATTGAGAAATTATCCCTCCTCATTTTCTCTGTAATGTGTTATCTGATAATTCTGTTTGAATAAATGAGTACttcctttcaaaaaaaagtgtaattttagacgttaataataaaattatttctgACAATAAACGTTAcgagtatttttacatattattattattattattttttattattgtattTGTTCATAGAAGTAACTTCAACATGTCAATCAAGTTTTGAACAATATTTGAAAATGTTCAGAATCAcatagattatttttatattctctCTCTATACTATGTAGTGAACAAGTCCATTATTAACAACCCATGACCCCTATGGGAATCATCattaggtgggcttatatgggttgggtttgggatttgatttttaggtCCGAGTCCAGTCCGAcccgagcccgcctaaattaatactggGCTGGGCTGAGCTGGGTTTGGGACGAGCACTTTTATACAAAAGCCCGTCAGGCCCGGCCCGAACCCGGCCCATGGACATGTCTAGTCTCCACCAAAAtaaataagggtaaattacacaatgatcataattaacaaattatttataactgtGTCAGAcccttaaacaaatttatttaaatgtcaaacaaatttatttaaatgttatatttggtggtttttttaaaactatttttattttctgcaactgaataactgaaaatttaaaaataaaattatgatattctgatattttaaaatttaaaatcatatataatgataaaataaaagcgattttcataattgtaaatagtttttaaaatatgaatttctgtgtaattttcccaataaATAAACAGGGGAACGAAAATTTCAGATGTATTGCGCCATTTCCCCAATAATTTTAAACATTTGGCGCGCAAATCCGATCTCATACTTGTTCTCTATctgtaaaataaaatatcacAATCCAAAACCAAAAAAACTGATCCCAGAACCCTAGTTTATCTCTCGAGAAATGGATAGCGACGGAGAACTGCCATTTTCCGAATCCGAAAATCAGCCATCTCCACTCCCTGAAAGGAAGTTCAAACGTCTAAGAAAAGCAGCAAAAAAGGCCTCTAAAGATCTTCCCAGCCCATCATATGATGTTGTCCCTTCCGCTCATGAGGTCAATTCATCTGGAAGTGAAGCCCTAGATAGAGGGGAAACGAATACGGAAGATTTCGAGCTATTAGGTCTGAGATCCGGGTCTCAGTTGGAGGTTTTTGAGCAAGGGTTTAAGTTGGATGCTGATTTTGAAACTGAGAAGGTTCGGCCTGGTACCAAGAGACATTTGGATTTTGATTCTTTCAGTGAGGAATTTGATGGGAAAGGCGAAGATAAATTGGATACAGAAGTGGAGGAGGAAACTGAAGATTTGAGGACGAATGAAGGGTCGGAGCAGAAGTGGAGAAGTTTAGACGGACTTGAAGAAATTGGGCCTGGTGCTAAGAGACATTTGGGATTTGATTCTTTCAATGAGGAATTTGATGGGAAAGGAGAAGATAAACTGGATACAGAAGTGGAGGAGGAGAGTGAAGATTTGAGGACGAATGAGGGGTCAGATAAGAAGCTGAGAAATTTAGACGGATTTGAAGAAGTTGAGCCTGCTCCTAAGAGGCATTTGAGATTTGATTCTTCCAATGAGGAATTTGATGGGAAAGGCGAAGATAAATTGGATACAGAAGTGGAGGAGGAAAGTGAAGATTTGAGGAAGAATGGGGGGTCAAAGAAGAAACCGAGAAGTTTAGACGGATTTgaagaaaatggagaaaagaAACGGAAGAAGAGGAAGGTTAAGAATGCCAATGATGATTATGATGAGAATGAGAATCTAAACTCAGATGTTCCCACGAAAAGGATGAGAGAAAAGGTAACCTTATTCTCGCGTCTTTGTTAATTCAATGTGTTTATGAATATATTCTGttgatttataattttttttattatcaaacaggaaagacgaGAACGACTTAAGGAACTCCGTGCTGAATCTCAGAGATTGTTGAGAGGTACAGAATGTTTTTTATTCTCTGGAGCTTGATTATGATGGATTTTAATTACTTATTGGATCCACATTTACATTTTTGACATTGTTGCTCTTTCTCTCGGTAGAAACTAGAGAGGCATCATTTAAACCTGTCCCTTTTGTTCAAAAGTCTGTATCTTCTGTTCTGGAGAAGATCCGGCAAAGGAAACAGGAGCTTTCAAAAAAGTAAGAGTTGCTCTATTTCTTTTTATTGTGTTAATTGTGGTATTCATATTAAGGAAATTTACACTTTTTTATGTGTTGTAGATTGGTCAATATGACTGAAAATTCATATAACGATGACAATGATATTATTCCAAGAGAAGCTCataaggatgcaaataaagatATTGAAGAATTAACTTCAATCCCTGTTgatgtagaggaagctcaggatatGCAAGGATCTAAAGAGACTTTAAATGGAAGTCATGAAATTGAGATTCTTAGGATGGTGAGTTCAAAGGTGTCACTTTTCTACTATGAATGTGTACATCACATATTACCAATTTTATTGGTAACCTTATTGTACATGGATATATGAAATTATGCATCCATTAGTGTCATAATTTATGTATACGATCATGAATCCTTTGATGTAGCTTCCTAAATCATTTAATCAATTTTCTCGAGAGATATCGAGTGCTTGCATCTGTGATATCATATCACTATCTACATTTCCTTTTATGCCGAATTTGCAGGTTTTGAGTAGAGGAACTTTTTTAGTCAATCACTTCATTTCAGATTTTATGATGATTCGATCCTTCAAATATGATAGCTAGGCGGTGGGTAAACATTAAAGAGATGTAACAATTATATCTTTTAAATTTCAGGTTACGGCTGATGATTTAAAACAAACATTTCGAGCTCCTGTTGAGGATACTCAGGTATTTTTTCACACCTTAAGTGCTTGTCACTCATCAATAGGTTATAATCAGTTAACAAATACAATTCATGATTCATGTTGTAGGATCTTATTTTTGATTCCCCAGCAAGTGATTCTAAAGATGAGATTCCTAGCAGTCCCTTGGAAGATTTTCTGGCTCCTTCATTAACAGCAATGAATTTAAAGTTTGATTCTGCTCTTCCTGATGACCTGTAAGTTCTTTATGCATAATTTTTCCAGTTCATCATACCTTCATGTTCCATTATGTAAACTCTACCTTTAGGATTTCAATTGCAATACTTTCGTGCAGATAATGGTTCGGGTCTTTTCACTCATTTCTTAGCTGTTCAAACTCTTCTAGTTCTAAATTCAAATTTTCTCCATGCTTGTGCAATCCTCACTGTTTTTGACTCATAATGAATATTATGTACGAAAGGAGCAAATATCTATTGTTGTCTTAGGTATGCGGATGATTATTTTTTAGCCTTTGCAAGTGTGAAATTCATTGTTGTTTTTATGTAGCTCTGATGATGAAAAGTATAATGACGAGAACATTGATCCCCTCCGACATGGTTCAGCTGGGTTAACTTCATCTCGAAAAGGCGATCCTGTCAAAGCTTTTGTTGATGATGAAGccgaggaagaagatgatagtGATGATGATCGTGCTCGTTTCCAAGATAATGAAGAAGACGAGGATGATATTATGGACTCTGAGGAGCTTAATGATATGATAGCAACTGCATGTGAAGAAAAGCCTGTTGATAATGAGAAGCGCAATCAGCTTCACCAGAAGTGGCTTGAGCAGCAGGATGCTGCTGGAACAGAAAACCTTCTGCAGAGACTAAAATGCGGTTCTAAACAGAAAGAAACGGCCTTCATGGAAGagcaagaagatgaagagagtgAAGAgagagaagatgaagagagcGGAGAAGAGTTTGATAATGATCTGGCAGAAGGCCTTGCTCCAAGAAATATTGTTCGAATGAACTTAAAGAAAGCAAAAGAAATGATTCCTTTGATGTTCACAGATAAAGATGATGTGTATGTTTcctctgatgatgaggaaactGATAATACTTTGTTTAAGCGGCATCTCTCTCATAAACCTGTGAGTTTTTATCAGATCAGTAGATATGTCCTTGGAATCTCATCTTAATGCTATTATATCTAACGGTATTGTAGTTTCATTTCAAAATTTGTACACGGTTTAGATTAGAACTTGGCTAAAATTTATAATTGCGAACAGGAAGAGAAGTCTACATTCTTGTCACCGGCAGAGGATCAAAGCTCCAAAGATATCTTTGGCTTGATAAAGAAGTTAAATGGTGCACCAGATGCTAGGAGGaaggccaaaatagcatgtatgatcaatgatctttttcatatttCATCTCCGTTCCGACTCTAAACAGTAAACATGTTGCATTTATTGCCCTCTAAATGCAACagttttttagtattttatgaCTTTTATGGGTTATTCTGGTTAATTTTCTTTTGCAGCCTACTCTAATACACTGTCATTAGGAGGAAATAGGAGCGCATCATCAAAGGTATAGTACTATTCTTGAGTTCATTCCACTTTTTGATGTAAACATGTAGAAGCGTGTCAATTAATCTGCTACTTAAAGACTCAAAAATGAGAGTCTGCTTACTTTtacaattatatataattttgtataattttattttagggacaAGGGACAGTTCTAGCTACATGATTATTGGGGAATAACAGATTAAAACCAAACTTGTAAAACCATTCGATGTTTAGCCTAATATCACATGGATTGTGCAATTTCAGGTCCAACTAACAACAAAGTAAATCATGTTTCCTAGCTCCTTTTGTCAGATTTGACAATCAAGTGACTTTCATGTGTTAATGATCATGAAAAGTAGATCACTTGTGTTGATTTCCAACACGTGCATGTCACATAATTCTTTTTATCTCTAGCTTAGTGTTATCTCTGTTATGTCAACAATACATGGATATCAATTAATGGTCATGTCTAATGAAAAGAGCCAACTTGGTGCATAAGTAGGACTTTGTTTTGGTCGATTTATAAACTAATCAAGTTTGAGTACGACATGGAGACTCAATTGTAAACAAACAGAGTCTTAGCATACCgaaactcggctcgaaagctcgcaaCAATTATACGTTcgtaaacaaacttatggacaaacttgattataatgttcatgaatatgctcattaataatagtatttctataaaAAGGAAAtttaaaactacgtagttttgtagTTTTTAAAACTACTAAGattatgaacataattaataagcTGTTCGTGAGCAAATTTTATGAACAATAATAACTAGTTTATGAGCAAAgctcgtgaataaataaacgagCAATTCATAACCATATAATTTTGTTAGTGACCCCAACTCGAATAGAATGTCGAGCATGAGCTTGTCCATTTTTGAGCATGAACacgtcaaagctcggctcgattacaactCTATGCATGAGTGGCAAAGTAGTTAATGAGAAATGTAGTTTAGTTCGCTGTGCCATTAGTTGGATCTAAATTATACCTTATTCACAACGGGTAGATGCGTGAATCTCTGTTCACTTAAGCCTctttataatcttttaattgCAGCTTCAGCAACTTAAAACACAAATAGattcatacatatatatatatcataaaaTCATTGTTTATCATGGAACTTAATGTGTTAATGCTGTCAATCACATGAAAGATACAATAACATAACCACACACAATTGAGGCTAAGTTCTACCTAGTCAATTTAACTGCAACCTTGATTGTGATTTCTTGCAGTTATCTTTCTTAAGCCGAGGGTCTAGAAACTCATTGCCATCACTTCAGAAGCATGGTTCAAGCAAAGTTCGTTCTTTTGTCTTTGAAAGAGATGACAGCAACAGCAGGAGTGCAATGTTAACGGCTGAGGATTCTTCAGATACGGTAAGCTTTCTCTAAACTAAAAAATGTTCCAAC of the Euphorbia lathyris chromosome 7, ddEupLath1.1, whole genome shotgun sequence genome contains:
- the LOC136201494 gene encoding uncharacterized protein isoform X2, giving the protein MDSDGELPFSESENQPSPLPERKFKRLRKAAKKASKDLPSPSYDVVPSAHEVNSSGSEALDRGETNTEDFELLGLRSGSQLEVFEQGFKLDADFETEKVRPGTKRHLDFDSFSEEFDGKGEDKLDTEVEEETEDLRTNEGSEQKWRSLDGLEEIGPGAKRHLGFDSFNEEFDGKGEDKLDTEVEEESEDLRTNEGSDKKLRNLDGFEEVEPAPKRHLRFDSSNEEFDGKGEDKLDTEVEEESEDLRKNGGSKKKPRSLDGFEENGEKKRKKRKVKNANDDYDENENLNSDVPTKRMREKERRERLKELRAESQRLLRETREASFKPVPFVQKSVSSVLEKIRQRKQELSKKLVNMTENSYNDDNDIIPREAHKDANKDIEELTSIPVDVEEAQDMQGSKETLNGSHEIEILRMVTADDLKQTFRAPVEDTQDLIFDSPASDSKDEIPSSPLEDFLAPSLTAMNLKFDSALPDDLSDDEKYNDENIDPLRHGSAGLTSSRKGDPVKAFVDDEAEEEDDSDDDRARFQDNEEDEDDIMDSEELNDMIATACEEKPVDNEKRNQLHQKWLEQQDAAGTENLLQRLKCGSKQKETAFMEEQEDEESEEREDEESGEEFDNDLAEGLAPRNIVRMNLKKAKEMIPLMFTDKDDVYVSSDDEETDNTLFKRHLSHKPEEKSTFLSPAEDQSSKDIFGLIKKLNGAPDARRKAKIASYSNTLSLGGNRSASSKLSFLSRGSRNSLPSLQKHGSSKVRSFVFERDDSNSRSAMLTAEDSSDTVQRENRPKKAASAKFSNSQVKSSSQSTQNKAERVSGPSLHEILRCPSIKSSQRTGGNMAGQVEAIYSAFKLGQYPPIKKEPGLFIRTA
- the LOC136201494 gene encoding uncharacterized protein isoform X1, with protein sequence MDSDGELPFSESENQPSPLPERKFKRLRKAAKKASKDLPSPSYDVVPSAHEVNSSGSEALDRGETNTEDFELLGLRSGSQLEVFEQGFKLDADFETEKVRPGTKRHLDFDSFSEEFDGKGEDKLDTEVEEETEDLRTNEGSEQKWRSLDGLEEIGPGAKRHLGFDSFNEEFDGKGEDKLDTEVEEESEDLRTNEGSDKKLRNLDGFEEVEPAPKRHLRFDSSNEEFDGKGEDKLDTEVEEESEDLRKNGGSKKKPRSLDGFEENGEKKRKKRKVKNANDDYDENENLNSDVPTKRMREKERRERLKELRAESQRLLRETREASFKPVPFVQKSVSSVLEKIRQRKQELSKKLVNMTENSYNDDNDIIPREAHKDANKDIEELTSIPVDVEEAQDMQGSKETLNGSHEIEILRMVTADDLKQTFRAPVEDTQDLIFDSPASDSKDEIPSSPLEDFLAPSLTAMNLKFDSALPDDLSDDEKYNDENIDPLRHGSAGLTSSRKGDPVKAFVDDEAEEEDDSDDDRARFQDNEEDEDDIMDSEELNDMIATACEEKPVDNEKRNQLHQKWLEQQDAAGTENLLQRLKCGSKQKETAFMEEQEDEESEEREDEESGEEFDNDLAEGLAPRNIVRMNLKKAKEMIPLMFTDKDDVYVSSDDEETDNTLFKRHLSHKPEEKSTFLSPAEDQSSKDIFGLIKKLNGAPDARRKAKIASYSNTLSLGGNRSASSKLSFLSRGSRNSLPSLQKHGSSKVRSFVFERDDSNSRSAMLTAEDSSDTLQVQRENRPKKAASAKFSNSQVKSSSQSTQNKAERVSGPSLHEILRCPSIKSSQRTGGNMAGQVEAIYSAFKLGQYPPIKKEPGLFIRTA